A window of Macrotis lagotis isolate mMagLag1 chromosome 1, bilby.v1.9.chrom.fasta, whole genome shotgun sequence genomic DNA:
gggagagagagagagagagagagagagagagagagagagagagagagagagacaggcaactaggtggtatagtggatagactaTCAggcatggagttaggaagacctgagttcacctTTGGCTTCAGacccttcctagctgtgtgaccctgggcaaatcaattaatctggtttgcttcagtttccttgtttataaaatgatctggaggacaaaatggcaaaccattccagtatctttgcaaggaAAGTCCCAAATGGGCTTATAAAAGagtcagaaaagactgaaaatgacttGAGAGACATAGAAAGAAAGACATGTTTCTTCTCAAAGCCCCAGTTATTGTGGTATCTAGTATCATGTATTGAAATTTGGAAGGATCCTTAGAAGTCTTCTAGTTAAATCCCttcatttacagaagaggaaatggagatcTTGAGAAGTTAtcttgcttagggtcatatagGTGGTATGTGGCAAAGTCATGGATAGATCCAAGATCCTGTGACTTCATATCCCTtgtttgtttcaataggaaaggcACTTGGAGTTGAGGTCACAAAGTTAGGAAGGGTCGGAGTTGGGTTCACAAAGTTAGgaagggtcagatttgaactcaagtcctccttgcTCCAGGGCTAATGatctatctatccactgcaccacatagctgtccCTCTTGTGTTCTTTCTACTAGACTTTGCTGCCTTCTACAAATGAGGCAAAAATCTAGACCCCACAAAAGGACTGATTTTATTTAACTCTTCCCCCCCCACACAAGATAATCATTCATGTCTCCTAAAACAAAGGGTTATAtgttagagaaaaacaaatgaattttatttttaagtgatcTCATAATTAAAATCCTCTATATTGGGGGAGAATGAGGAGATGGTATCCAGAAGTCATTTAATCAGTGTAGAGAGCCCCTGGAATTAAAATTCACTCCAACTACTGATGAAGATAAGCAATTATATCTAAAACTGGGTCTGAGAAAGTGGCCTGGGGCACCAATAGGATTCCCAATTTGTATCAGAGGCAGTGTTTGAATCCAAGTATTTCTCAACTCCAAAGTCAACCTCTACATAGCTAACTTTacataacaaacaaaaaaacttaaaaaaaataagagatattttttaaatcttaaaatgctcACAGGAAGAACTTCTCCTACTGTCCGTATTAGAACTGACGAATCCATCTGAAAAATCCGAACCAGAAgagctttctctttcttcttcttcttcttttgtatATGGTGCTAAAACCTTGTTTATTATAGAGCATGTCTTTTCTCTTGGAACTGACTCACTGGGGTCCTGGCTTTGTGGTTTCAAAACTTTACTCTTAACCTTCACCTTAGCATCTTCTTTGTTCCATGAATGTAAATGGGGCATTTTTCTGGACAATTTTCCTTGTTCTGGAGGTGAGGTCTTGTTACTGAGAGCCCCCCTTTCTTCTGTTATTATAGGCAAAGTTCCAGAGACTTCCTTAAGGATTTTCTCCAAACCTAAGTCAAATGTGCTTTCAACTACTGAAGGAGCCAAAGACTTTTCTATGGTTTCCtggatttcttcaatttccattttcaaGGGAGAGCTTTCTGAAGTTTCTTTAAGAAGTTTGTCTATGCCAATATTGAATTCTCTAAGTGAAGCTCCagattgaattatattttttgtaatgaCTTCAGATATTTCTTGGGGTAATATTTTAGACTGCTGGTTACTAGTAGAGCCAGGTTGGGTAAGAGATTGGCCCAGGTAAGGTGAATCATGACAATGTACAGAAAATGTACCCAATGCTTCTTCTTTAGGTTCTTCTAGGCCCATGTCATTAGTTTGGGAACTCTTGTCATCTGGAACCCCTGATTCTCCTGTCATCTTAACAGCTGATATTATCTGGTTATGTGTTACTGCCACTCCTTCAGCGAACCCTGGTTCTCTCTTTCTAGAAACTACTCTTTCCTTTCTAGTGCAATTAAGTGTTTCTTCTTGATTTTCCCTAAGAAACTTCTCTAATGTAGAGTGATAATCAAAGAACTCAGTTTTGGGAAGGACTGTTTTTTCTATAGTCTCTGAAATTTCCTTTTGAGTGGGTTTTGTCTGGTCCTGGAGGGCAGGGTAGAAAGAAGACATCTCTTGAAAAGATTTGGTTGCCTCACCAAAAGACTCTTTAAGATTAACAGTTGGACATAATGAATGAGAAGAGGCAGGAGCTTCCTGCAATAATGCCTTTTGGCTTATTTCATGGTCACTGCTTTTTATTTTGGAGGGAACCACAGTATTGTTGGAAGCATCTCTTACCCCTTCAAGATGTATCCCCCCTTCACtcttataaaatgaattattagaaCTTCGCTCCATCACTTTTTCAAAAAATCTCCTCTGCTTTGACAAGGAACTAGTCCCAGTGGAAACACATTCTGACCTAATATGACTAGAAGAGTCTGGAAGCTCAGGTGCTTTCTTGAGTGGTTTTTCTGGTCTGTGAATAAATGGCTTACATTGAGCTTTTGGTGAATCTAAGATGCTAGTTGTGCTTATCTTTGAGTCCTGTTGTGGAGACTCAGATCTTTCCTCAAGGTCAGTCAAATCTGTCTCCTGGAGATACCttgtattttcaaagaaatgCCCATTTCTTAGACTATCTGTGTCACCCACTGGCTGAGCCTCAAGTAATTTCTTTAAACTTATATTAAAAGTGTCTTGGTATTGTTTAGgcaaaacatttgtttttatgaCTGATTCCTTCACTTCTTTCATTGAGAAATAACCTTCTTCCTTAAGTTTTGGAGGGACCCACCAGTCTAGATGTTCATCTACATTTTCCTTTGAAGGCACATTCCTTGGCAGTTGAATAAACTTTGCTGGTGATGTCACTGGAAATGTGGTTTCATGTGAAAGTGAATGAGAAGTCAGCTTTGAATCCCATTCTCCTATTTCTTCTCCAACTGATGCTTTGTTTTGTCTTAGAAGATCCTGTCCTACTGTGGCAAATTTTTCTCTTGTTGGCTCAGTTTCATCAAGCTCATTTCTCTGGCTGTCTGAAGACAAATTTTCACTACCTGGATGAGTATTGTTGTTTGTATTACCTGAATTAGTTACCACATCCCAAAAGTTTCTCAAATTCTGAAACTGAGGACTATTAATTTGCTTTGGGaagttttcattcattctttccttcaagGTCCAAACTTTAAAGGTAGGATTTGGTTGGGCTATAGAAGATATGCCATTTTTCAAATGGGAGCAAGCTTCATTTCTTCCATGAGAATCAGGCTTTGATATTGGAAAAGTCATGTCATCCCTTTTGGATTGCAAATTATCTGTCATAGGAAACTTGCTATATTCACTTTGAAATGAAGGTATTTTGCCTGGATGGTCCACTGAAGGATACTCTCTGGATGTTTTCATTGCTTGGGACTTGAACCCTTCATGGTTAACTGAGGAATAAATAACAGGGGCATGAGATGCCTGACCATTCTTATTTAAGTCCACTCTTTTGGCAATGACTTGACCATTCTCATTCTGGTCTCCAGGCAAATTTTTCATAGATGAATCTATTGACTTCATAGGCCAACTTATTCTAGCAGGCACTTGTACCTGGTCTCCTGATGAATGGAGCATTTTAGCATTAATTTTAGctgtcttccttcctccttcccaaaaGGATATACGatcattgatatttttatatatctcccTTTGTTCTTGAGTCCCAGATAGATGACTAGGTTTTTGTTGCAAATCATCTGGCTCCTTGCAAGGAATAGAGAGCCCTCTTTGACTGGAAAAATTGGATTCATTTTCTCTAAATCCATCATCATTAAAAAATGAACTGATGCTCTCTCCCTCTGATGAAAAAGATGGATAATCAGCTTTTTTCACTCTGTCTTGAATAGGAATAGTACTTTTACTTCCTTGATTATGACTTTTGAATGGTAATGATGATTGTTCTTTCTCTTTGCCAGCTTGTTTAGGTAAAACAACACCATCTGATTTCTTGATTTCTATGGAACTGTTCTTATTTTCAAAACATAATGGATCTCCCTTCACCCAAAATGGACCAGTTTCTGCAGGCTTTATGTCACCTTTCATGGAAATTGATGCTTGCTGAAAGATGGCATTTTCTGTATCCATGGTATTATTCTGATATGCTGAGTCTATTTTTCCTTTAGACAGCTTCCCTTCATGATGAAGAAAGGGTGACTCTTCAGGATCAGGATTAGAACTTCTGCTAAACCAGTATAGTACTTTAGAGATGGAACTGTTAGttgcattcctttgctttgtGTCTTTTTGATCATACTGAAAATTGGTCTTAGCGTTTAGAGCCTTGAAATCTAAATGCTTACCTTGCTGATGATCTGCAGCATGACTGAGACCAGGTGATTCAGGTTCAACCCAATGTGTACACTCATCTGTAACACAGAAATTCTTATCTAAATTAAAAAAGAGCAAACATGTTGGCTAATATGAAGGTATGTTCTTCAGTGATTTTGGCACAAAGTTCTTTTATAACCTCAAGATTTGTATTTGTACTGTTCAATACTATAAGCCATCCTAAGAGGTAATGAGGTAAAACACATTAGTAGGTTATTAATATAGTATGGGCATCTATCAAATTCCTATCAGTTCTTCAATTCTAATTCACAATACAActattaattttgttgttgtttggttgcTTCAATCACTCTTTAGTGAactcttttagggttttttagcaaagatactgaaatggtttaccattttcttcaccagttcattttatagctaaaaagaaaaactgagaaaaaacaaagtaaaaatgacttgcccaaggtcacaaatctattatgtgtttgagaccaaatttgaacttagatcttccagAATCTAGACTCgctgctctatctgctgtactgCCTAGCTGCCTTTATGACCTTTATCGATTTATGATGTACCATTTGGTAAATAGTTATTGGTCTGTGCCATATACCTAATTAAAATGTAAGCTGTATGAGGTCAGGAACTACATTTTGCTatacttttcctttctccaatatAATATTCTGCATACaataggcttttaataaatgttcatttaattgaattgaataaatatttcttgaactgCAAACACTTCATTGTTAAAGTGATGCCAGATGCTGGAGAAACTGGCTACCTATCAAAAACCAGTATATTCCAAAATGCCCCAATGAGAAAGGAATGAGGAACAAAGGCTAGAAAATATTCTGCAGATGAGCTACTCATCAGActgaattttccttattttctatgTCCTCCTTACAAATCAAACAGGTGATTTGTTGtgtcaaagatttggaaattgagggcatgtccatcaattgggaaaaggctgaacaaaatgtggtatatttatgtgatggaacactattgttttattagaaatcaggaaggatgggatttcagagaaaactgaaaaaattttcatgaattgatgctgagtgagatgagcagaaccagaagaacagtgtacaccttaacaacaacatggcatgatgatcaaacttgatggacttgctcactctatTCTTGCAATAATTAGTGACAATTTTAGgagatctgtgatggaaaatatcatctgtatccagagaaagaaatgaggagttaaaatgaagacaaaagattattagtttcaattttaaaaagatgctataattttgctatctcttatttcttccttaaggatatgtttttctctcaacacattcaattttgatatatgcatatcatgtaaaaaatgtaaagacaatAAGATAGCCTTCTCCTAGgggttgggggaaaattataaaatacaaaaccttgcaaaaatgattggtagaaactactattatatataattggaaaacaaataaaacatttatataaaaaatcaaataagtagCAAAGAAGGCATCTGTCTGTATATGGAAAACATACTGGCTCCCTGTCCATTTCCTGCTACCAATAAGTCATCACCTATAAGGCTAGGATGGGCACTAAAACTGAGCATACTATGAGGCAAGGTAGGAAGGTCATGAATTCATTTAATAATACCAAAGTACATTTTATCCCTTACAATGGGAGAACTGGATGGAATAGCATTACTGTACATGGAGGCACAGACTTGtgaaatttccttatttcttgtttttctttcctaaactCAGATATATATAGACCTATACataaacaaagacaaagacataTAAAAATACATCTGTAACTTAGAGAACAGGACAAATGATTGAGTGttttcaggggaggctaggttgcacagtggattgAATGCTAGACCATATTATATTGTATAGACTTAAGAGGCTAATTAGGTGGTCcagtggggcaactaggtgactgcATAGTGCATAGTGTACTTTACCTAGTGATAGGTAAGGTGAgtctcaaatctggccttagacacttgagctgtgtgactctgggcaagtcacctatttccctcaaaggaaatggcaaaccactccagtatccttatcaagaaaacccccagtTAGGACCATGAAGAGTTGAACAGTTTGAACAACAGTGTAATCATTTAAGTTTAGGGAGCAAGGGATTCATTTTGTCTCTAGATATTTACAAgactttaaattttaatctgaatTATATCTGCTTAGGTTGCAAAATCAAGGTGGCAATTATCTTAGTTAAATAAATGCATAGTGTTGTTTTCCTTGGAGTctaatttttatggaaaaaatacagTAAGCTAGATAATTTGTGCTATTTCTTCTTAGGCCCTTAGGATGTCTTCCATCTCTAACATTTTAGGATTCCATTTGGGGCTGAGGTTATACAAACTTCGTTAAACATGCTTATCTACCTGATAACTATAACAGTAATAGATAGCAATTACTAtagggatggggaaccttttttctaacagggtcatttgaatatttatagaatcattcttagaccatacaaaattatcaacttaaaaattaacctcctgtatttagtcaaacatttaattgattCACCCCTAAAAAGATCTGAGATTGATTGTATTTTGAGACCCACCTGGGGTTGCCCTGGAAGTGCCAGACAAATGATTTCACAGGCCTTATATGGGTCAGATGTTCCCACCCCAAACTACTAAAGTTGAAGGAAATAATCAGCTTCTTTTGGACTAACTTTGCCAAAATGAACCCATATGAAGATAGCAATTAGTATACTCTAGTAAACAACTAAGTTTCTTACCAGCAGGGTTTTTGCATAATTCTGATTCAAGGCTCAATCCTTTTGATGATGTCTCTTTGGACATTCTTTCTGAGGATGGAATCTCACTGAATGATTGTCTTTCAGTTAAAATCTCTGACTGAGGATGGGTTTTTTGATCATAGGGGTTCTCAGGTGATGGGCTGTTTTCATTAATCTGACAAGAGTCAGAGGCTGGACTCATTTGCTGGGCTGGTTGTCTATATCTGGAAAACAGAGGTTTGTTCCCAGGCTCCTGCAAGTCACCTGCATCTTCCATTCTGCTCATAGGTGGTATGTCAGACTCCAAAAGCCCAAACTCTCCCAATTCTCTGCCATGGTTCAGCTCAGGACCTTGAGAAACTTCTTTCACTGCTGAAAATCTCACATGTTTTAATGGTTCCAAAGGATTATGGGAAGATTCATCTTCGAGGGAATCATCCTTTTCAGAATTTCCCTCCTGAATAACAAGCTGGGCTGGCAGATTTTTATTTCGGGTTTCCAAGGTGTGATGAGAACGAAAACACTCTGAATCAGTGCTGCTAGAACTGGAGTTCCGTTTCAAAATCCCTCGTGGGGCATTACTTTTGTTCAAGAAGTCTGTCCTATCCCTCAGTTTAGGAAGAGACTCGTTATCATTTGGCagttgattaaatttatttttattaatcaatTTCCTGGCTTTGGGGATTGGCTTCTCTGAGGATACATCTGCAGGTCCTTGAGCAACTGGTCTTGGTTCCTCTAATCTTTGTTCTGGAAAGTATGGAGTTGACTTGTTTTCCTTTGAATAAAGCAATGCACCTGAAAATTAAGCATAAACATAGCAAAATGCCCAATAAGAAAAAGGAGCAGTCTTAAAATACTAGGTATAGTCACTGTACCTGGGGGAAAATGTCTCCTATTTCAAAGCCTAATTTTAAGGCAAACCTATCTGCAAAATTTTGTGTACTTTTAAATAATAAGATCACTGTGGGACACTGGATTTAGAACTGAGAGGGAGAAggctaaaacattttaaatatttaaatttttaaaaaaagaaaaaaggggggggagaactaggtagcacagtgtatagagcaccagctctggaatcaggaagacctgagttcaaatttgacctcagacatttaataattaactagctgtacatccttaggcaaatcacttaaccccattgccttgtaaaaactaaagcgagagacagacagagagaaagagacagacagggaaacagagagagacagagactagaCTAATCATTTAATAccatgccctcattttacaaataaggtaaCTGAGGCCTGtagaggtcacacaactagaaaatagTTGAAGTGGACCTAAAAACCAGGTCCTCTGaacccaaattctttttttgtttgtttcttttttgtttttttattcaattgATTTCACTatgtttttccaattaaatgctatggttgtttttcaacattcatccatttgcaaatttattatgtacagttttataataGCCTcgcttctctctcccctctctgtggtagtgaacagtctggtaaaagttgtacaagtACATTTGTATTCatcacatttacatattagtcaatttgtgcaagaggaattaggactatgggaaaagaaagaaaaccatgagattttttgttttttttcctcttatgacCCCCTAAATTCACTGCCTTTTCTATCACTCCTCACAAAGCTTCTTATAGAGGAAAACACATTCatcttctcctttccccaaagGTCTCCTTCCATCAAACTTTACTATTTCTGTTGAGGATGTCACCACTCCTAGTTATACAACCTCAATGTGATTTTCAACCCTTCACTTTCCTCAAGTCCCATATATATCCCATGGAGACCAAGTGAAGTTCATTCTATCTCTATAATATTTCTCATATCCATCCCCAGTTCTCCATTCATATAACAATCCCCCTCATTCCAAACTTTATTTTCTCTTGCCTAGACTATTGTTTCCCTATATCTAGTCCCTCTCCTCTCCAACtgtcaaaataaaatttctaaaatagagatCTTGTTAAAAAATGCAcctctctcttccttcacaaAATTTGAGTGACTTCTTGAATAGAtgcaaaaaagggtaaaaacaccacttctacaaaatattcatagcagccctgtttgtggtagaaaagaattggaaatcgaatgAATGTCCAttaactgggaaatgactgaacaaattgtggtatatgtatgttatggcctactattgttctattagaaaccaagagggatagtacttcagagaagcttggaaagacctgcatgaactgatgttgagagaaatgagcaaaaccagaacattgtacaccctaacaacaacatggagggTGATAatcaatcttattggacttgctcaaatcagggacaattttagagcacctgcaatgcagaataccatctgtacccagagaaagaactatggagtttaaacaaagactaaagtctattaccttcaattatttaaaaaagcttcttatgtactatataattttgctctctctaatattttattttctcctcaaggagatgatttttctcacaacacattcaatttcaatcaatgtatgtagcatggaaaaatgtaaagattatcagactgtcttctgtgggggagaaaggggagggaagggaggatggggggaattgtaaaattcaaaaccttatagaaaaatgataggtagaaactactactgtatataattgggaaacaaataaaatattaataaaataaaataaataaataaaatggaaaatcctCAATCTGAACTTTttgctgacctccaatctcacTTCTCCagttgcctttcagacatctcaaactggatgtccagcAGACATTTCAAACTTCTAAAtacaaaatggaattcattatctCCTCCACTTTCCCACCATCAACAACATTGCCATGAAATCTCAACTTCTCTTATATTCCTTATTACAGTAGAGGGCAACAGGATCTTCCTAGTCTCTCAAGATTGCAACCTAGAAGTTATCCTAGATTCGTCATTGTCTCTCATCCCCAACATTCAAGCTGTGCCCAAGGCAAACAAATTTTACCTTTACCACATTTCTGAAATATctaccttctctcctctgacactgttaTTACCCTGGTGCAGGTTCTATCACCTCACGCTTGTACTATTACAATGGCCTACTGATGAATCTGTTTGCCACAAGTctttcctcactccaatccatcatccattcagccactaaagtgatttttgtaaatatttattaactctaTTAAATACTTGCTAGATGTCATGTCACAGATTCCACTTTTTGTCttcaggagcaaatacaaaatcctctaaCTTTCAAAGC
This region includes:
- the SYTL2 gene encoding synaptotagmin-like protein 2 isoform X1, which produces MIDLSFLTEEEQDVIMKVLQRDAELKRTEEERVRHLPEKIKDDQQLKNMSGQWFYEAKSKRHRDKIHGADIIRASIRKKKLQTIAEQSQNRAARVPKTWVNNVNKDMLLSSEQMGVMEEQEEDMGGQSDSRTVVSNPAPSMSDEAQENPGKTSLSTTKLRKNPFNNPMVPGNNVPFQIPNEPSENGRLGLSQTSQEGALLYSKENKSTPYFPEQRLEEPRPVAQGPADVSSEKPIPKARKLINKNKFNQLPNDNESLPKLRDRTDFLNKSNAPRGILKRNSSSSSTDSECFRSHHTLETRNKNLPAQLVIQEGNSEKDDSLEDESSHNPLEPLKHVRFSAVKEVSQGPELNHGRELGEFGLLESDIPPMSRMEDAGDLQEPGNKPLFSRYRQPAQQMSPASDSCQINENSPSPENPYDQKTHPQSEILTERQSFSEIPSSERMSKETSSKGLSLESELCKNPADKNFCVTDECTHWVEPESPGLSHAADHQQGKHLDFKALNAKTNFQYDQKDTKQRNATNSSISKVLYWFSRSSNPDPEESPFLHHEGKLSKGKIDSAYQNNTMDTENAIFQQASISMKGDIKPAETGPFWVKGDPLCFENKNSSIEIKKSDGVVLPKQAGKEKEQSSLPFKSHNQGSKSTIPIQDRVKKADYPSFSSEGESISSFFNDDGFRENESNFSSQRGLSIPCKEPDDLQQKPSHLSGTQEQREIYKNINDRISFWEGGRKTAKINAKMLHSSGDQVQVPARISWPMKSIDSSMKNLPGDQNENGQVIAKRVDLNKNGQASHAPVIYSSVNHEGFKSQAMKTSREYPSVDHPGKIPSFQSEYSKFPMTDNLQSKRDDMTFPISKPDSHGRNEACSHLKNGISSIAQPNPTFKVWTLKERMNENFPKQINSPQFQNLRNFWDVVTNSGNTNNNTHPGSENLSSDSQRNELDETEPTREKFATVGQDLLRQNKASVGEEIGEWDSKLTSHSLSHETTFPVTSPAKFIQLPRNVPSKENVDEHLDWWVPPKLKEEGYFSMKEVKESVIKTNVLPKQYQDTFNISLKKLLEAQPVGDTDSLRNGHFFENTRYLQETDLTDLEERSESPQQDSKISTTSILDSPKAQCKPFIHRPEKPLKKAPELPDSSSHIRSECVSTGTSSLSKQRRFFEKVMERSSNNSFYKSEGGIHLEGVRDASNNTVVPSKIKSSDHEISQKALLQEAPASSHSLCPTVNLKESFGEATKSFQEMSSFYPALQDQTKPTQKEISETIEKTVLPKTEFFDYHSTLEKFLRENQEETLNCTRKERVVSRKREPGFAEGVAVTHNQIISAVKMTGESGVPDDKSSQTNDMGLEEPKEEALGTFSVHCHDSPYLGQSLTQPGSTSNQQSKILPQEISEVITKNIIQSGASLREFNIGIDKLLKETSESSPLKMEIEEIQETIEKSLAPSVVESTFDLGLEKILKEVSGTLPIITEERGALSNKTSPPEQGKLSRKMPHLHSWNKEDAKVKVKSKVLKPQSQDPSESVPREKTCSIINKVLAPYTKEEEEERESSSGSDFSDGFVSSNTDSRRSSSCSEEESNPVLNAFERNADRKMPSQSLEDIPSETSNQGKVDFLPEDLVRSAEDDQKKDQEQATNECVSGISTVPSHPDNQFAIPEKLKRMSKSVPAILQDESDDRETDASSESGYQFGRYKKSMSSFTLSSSSGMTSLSSVSGSAVSIYSGDFGDLEIKGSIQFAIDYVDSLMELHVFVAQCKDLAAVDVKKQRSDPYVKTYLLPYKGKMGKKKTLVMKKTLNPVYNEILRYKIDKHSLKTQKLYLSVWHRDMFKHNRFLGEVELDLETWDWDNQQNKQLKWYLLNRRITPIVTEAEKRGEMRLALQYVPEPFSGKKLSKTGEVHIWVKECIDLPCLRGNHLNSFVKCIFLPDTSRKSRQKTKTIAKTTNPFFNHAIVYDGFTPEDLKEACAELTVWDHHRLRNQFLGGLRLGFGTGNSYGIEVDWMDSTPAEVSLWERMVNSPNTWVEDILPLRMLLIAKLTK
- the SYTL2 gene encoding synaptotagmin-like protein 2 isoform X3 codes for the protein MIDLSFLTEEEQDVIMKVLQRDAELKRTEEERVRHLPEKIKDDQQLKNMSGQWFYEAKSKRHRDKIHGADIIRASIRKKKLQTIAEQSQNRAARVPKTWVNNVNKDMLLSSEQMGVMEEQEEDMGGQSDSRTVVSNPAPSMSDEAQENPGKTSLSTTKLRKNPFNNPMVPGNNVPFQIPNEPSENGRLGLSQTSQEGALLYSKENKSTPYFPEQRLEEPRPVAQGPADVSSEKPIPKARKLINKNKFNQLPNDNESLPKLRDRTDFLNKSNAPRGILKRNSSSSSTDSECFRSHHTLETRNKNLPAQLVIQEGNSEKDDSLEDESSHNPLEPLKHVRFSAVKEVSQGPELNHGRELGEFGLLESDIPPMSRMEDAGDLQEPGNKPLFSRYRQPAQQMSPASDSCQINENSPSPENPYDQKTHPQSEILTERQSFSEIPSSERMSKETSSKGLSLESELCKNPADECTHWVEPESPGLSHAADHQQGKHLDFKALNAKTNFQYDQKDTKQRNATNSSISKVLYWFSRSSNPDPEESPFLHHEGKLSKGKIDSAYQNNTMDTENAIFQQASISMKGDIKPAETGPFWVKGDPLCFENKNSSIEIKKSDGVVLPKQAGKEKEQSSLPFKSHNQGSKSTIPIQDRVKKADYPSFSSEGESISSFFNDDGFRENESNFSSQRGLSIPCKEPDDLQQKPSHLSGTQEQREIYKNINDRISFWEGGRKTAKINAKMLHSSGDQVQVPARISWPMKSIDSSMKNLPGDQNENGQVIAKRVDLNKNGQASHAPVIYSSVNHEGFKSQAMKTSREYPSVDHPGKIPSFQSEYSKFPMTDNLQSKRDDMTFPISKPDSHGRNEACSHLKNGISSIAQPNPTFKVWTLKERMNENFPKQINSPQFQNLRNFWDVVTNSGNTNNNTHPGSENLSSDSQRNELDETEPTREKFATVGQDLLRQNKASVGEEIGEWDSKLTSHSLSHETTFPVTSPAKFIQLPRNVPSKENVDEHLDWWVPPKLKEEGYFSMKEVKESVIKTNVLPKQYQDTFNISLKKLLEAQPVGDTDSLRNGHFFENTRYLQETDLTDLEERSESPQQDSKISTTSILDSPKAQCKPFIHRPEKPLKKAPELPDSSSHIRSECVSTGTSSLSKQRRFFEKVMERSSNNSFYKSEGGIHLEGVRDASNNTVVPSKIKSSDHEISQKALLQEAPASSHSLCPTVNLKESFGEATKSFQEMSSFYPALQDQTKPTQKEISETIEKTVLPKTEFFDYHSTLEKFLRENQEETLNCTRKERVVSRKREPGFAEGVAVTHNQIISAVKMTGESGVPDDKSSQTNDMGLEEPKEEALGTFSVHCHDSPYLGQSLTQPGSTSNQQSKILPQEISEVITKNIIQSGASLREFNIGIDKLLKETSESSPLKMEIEEIQETIEKSLAPSVVESTFDLGLEKILKEVSGTLPIITEERGALSNKTSPPEQGKLSRKMPHLHSWNKEDAKVKVKSKVLKPQSQDPSESVPREKTCSIINKVLAPYTKEEEEERESSSGSDFSDGFVSSNTDSRRSSSCSEEESNPVLNAFERNADRKMPSQSLEDIPSETSNQGKVDFLPEDLVRSAEDDQKKDQEQATNECVSGISTVPSHPDNQFAIPEKLKRMSKSVPAILQDESDDRETDASSESGYQFGRYKKSMSSFTLSSSSGMTSLSSVSGSAVSIYSGDFGDLEIKGSIQFAIDYVDSLMELHVFVAQCKDLAAVDVKKQRSDPYVKTYLLPYKGKMGKKKTLVMKKTLNPVYNEILRYKIDKHSLKTQKLYLSVWHRDMFKHNRFLGEVELDLETWDWDNQQNKQLKWYLLNRRITPIVTEAEKRGEMRLALQYVPEPFSGKKLSKTGEVHIWVKECIDLPCLRGNHLNSFVKCIFLPDTSRKSRQKTKTIAKTTNPFFNHAIVYDGFTPEDLKEACAELTVWDHHRLRNQFLGGLRLGFGTGNSYGIEVDWMDSTPAEVSLWERMVNSPNTWVEDILPLRMLLIAKLTK